The following proteins come from a genomic window of Phaeodactylum tricornutum CCAP 1055/1 chromosome 19, whole genome shotgun sequence:
- a CDS encoding predicted protein has protein sequence MATVHALLVKSSSLFTQTKLFATTNSRHWYPLHFNPFSVMSTPVKSPMKSGHKAATLNHISLLTPSSTEWSVDAVGILPQSLMPLSTSSSSNAESAVLVASRYGAWSLIGKRERDSSQHVKMVLFVWYSSPTASVKERALQKQVLKLSHPHLSTFDSSSGSSCSSADPPPLVQLATSPTKPEEVYVYVANVVSGRILTWKLSRPDLSRVLAPPPAAVTWLDELQSVEEGAETLTSLSATWNSGMTTPFLLVGTSAGHVYSLQQTHVPLAIQVQRVATSSLFGSINSNSNGLWGSILHSMIPASRSAATGDAVVTTLLHPPDDASSSSNYTQGMFHVLTKSGRLQGWRTHKPTESPHWIFEAGPKPIDLVALLHDKIKAPAVRSLRVLQAAISPQGHHLHLLVLTEHDDDEYRLYWSVLTMGSKGGHGDFAKEEPTLTLTTAHWLDRFYDPRSVTVVGLIVAANNTAYAAFQSPGSAPIAMALCGQDNTFDAIHECDLPVGNIPALIVDTMVPDKVVYGCAVWSISGANVRIQYRPTTASPAPSTVPHGSTSRSRSAIATLTTHLQSAFWNYYQHPDRSVRLPPSLISANIADLQEAVVGVGCALASRQQALSNVLEWHLAFLNLLQLSGLYRSLPEVTQWQLLAIGQELTVADRLGSLPSDMSTRIPSWQLEALESRPWQGLGPWFGDLVAKHFGAGQDRQQALVEWLVAMLETAEGYREEHGQKTYYLTSGSRIPKMSRIEEVPIWTSQIALQRTLLGLLESWHDGGFVGHGGQAVVLATGILQSFGDTYASVPTEETKSTYANAQRMTIGLLRRQINPPNDVVAFRLSVKHHSFKGVCQIAFDHEKKEDAEEFSVVPLFTELAHAKDISTSMLFPAFFLYWHSQRQHFGHVLDYGQYCPDTFRAFLESSEELRPYRWIQAARAGDFEGVTNSLLRNAEKPEILLHDAHLSLSLAKLANSVVESESMDKELAAKRARHIDQKRELVNAQNELFDETAPSSCLWSAERLLNYAYDRANQAKDAEDKCRIYFTALAICATMEEIDQIQIY, from the exons ATGGCGACGGTGCATGCACTCCTTGTCAAGTCGTCGTCCTTGTTCACACAAACCAA ACTGTTCGCGACCACCAACTCTCGACATTGGTATCCACTCCACTTTAATCCTTTTTCAGTAATGTCGACTCCAGTCAAGTCACCGATGAAGAGCGGCCACAAAGCAGCGACTCTGAATCATATTTCGCTGTTGACGCCGTCGTCTACGGAATGGTCCGTCGATGCCGTAGGAATTTTGCCACAATCGCTCATGCCATTATCtacgtcgtcgtcttcgaatGCCGAGTCGGCTGTTTTGGTAGCGTCTCGCTACGGCGCGTGGTCCCTGATTGGTAAACGAGAACGGGACAGTAGCCAACACGTCAAGATGGTCTTGTTCGTCTGGTACTCGTCGCCGACGGCGTCCGTGAAAGAGCGAGCGTTGCAAAAGCAAGTACTGAAACTTTCTCATCCGCATTTGTCGACTTTTGACAGCAGCAGCGGTAGTAGTTGTAGTAGTGCGGATCCTCCACCACTCGTACAACTCGCGACGAGTCCGAccaaaccggaagaagtCTACGTATACGTTGCTAACGTGGTCTCGGGACGCATCTTGACCTGGAAACTATCGCGCCCCGATCTCTCTCGGGTATTAGCACCGCCTCCTGCAGCCGTTACATGGCTGGATGAATTGCAATCGGTAGAGGAAGGGGCAGAAACCTTGACGTCCCTGTCGGCGACCTGGAACTCCGGCATGACAACCCCCTTCCTCTTGGTCGGTACCTCGGCGGGCCACGTCTACAGCCTGCAGCAAACACACGTACCGCTGGCAATACAGGTGCAACGTGTCGCAACCTCGTCGCTATTCGGAtccatcaacagcaacagtaaCGGTCTATGGGGCAGTATTCTTCATTCGATGATCCCCGCAAGTCGGAGTGCAGCCACTGGAGATGCCGTGGTCACTACGCTGCTTCACCCTCCGGATGATGCCAGCAGTAGCAGTAACTATACCCAAGGCATGTTTCATGTGTTGACCAAGTCTGGTCGGTTACAAGGGTGGCGTACGCACAAACCTACCGAAAGTCCACATTGGATCTTTGAGGCTGGTCCGAAGCCAATTGACCTAGTCGCGCTATTACACGACAAAATTAAGGCACCCGCAGTACGCAGTCTTCGCGTCTTGCAAGCAGCGATTTCACCACAAGGACACCATCTTCATTTACTGGTGCTAACGGAacacgacgatgatgaaTATCGTTTGTACTGGAGCGTCTTGACCATGGGTAGTAAAGGCGGACACGGTGattttgccaaggaagaacCCACCCTCACATTGACCACCGCACACTGGTTGGATCGATTTTACGATCCTCGCAGTGTGACGGTGGTCGGATTGATCGTGGCTGCCAATAATACTGCCTACGCTGCCTTTCAAAGCCCAGGCAGTGCACCCATAGCCATGGCTCTGTGCGGACAAGATAACACATTCGATGCTATCCACGAATGCGACCTCCCTGTCGGTAATATTCCTGCATTGATAGTCGATACCATGGTTCCCGATAAAGTGGTATACGGCTGTGCCGTTTGGTCTATTAGTGGTGCCAATGTACGTATACAGTACCGTCCAACAACGGCATCACCGGCTCCGTCGACTGTTCCACACGGCTCTACCTCGCGAAGCCGTTCCGCGATTGCTACGTTGACCACTCATCTACAATCCGCCTTTTGGAACTATTATCAACATCCGGATCGGTCGGTTCGCCTCCCCCCTTCCCTGATTTCGGCCAACATTGCAGATTTGCAAGAAGCGGTAGTCGGCGTTGGTTGTGCCTTAGCATCTCGTCAACAAGCACTGTCGAACGTCTTGGAGTGGCATTTGGCATTTCTGAATTTGCTGCAACTAAGTGGCCTGTACCGCAGCTTGCCCGAGGTCACTCAGTGGCAGCTTTTGGCCATTGGACAAGAGTTGACCGTTGCAGACCGACTAGGTTCCTTGCCCTCGGACATGTCAACCAGAATCCCATCCTGGCAATTGGAAGCGTTGGAGTCAAGACCCTGGCAAGGTCTGGGGCCTTGGTTCGGAGATCTTGTGGCAAAACACTTTGGAGCTGGGCAAGATCGCCAGCAAGCACTTGTGGAATGGCTAGTAGCCATGTTGGAGACAGCCGAAGGCTACCGTGAAGAACACGGTCAAAAGACTTATTACTTGACGTCAGGTAGCCGAATACCCAAAATGTCGAGGATTGAAGAAGTGCCAATTTGGACGAGTCAGATTGCTTTGCAAAGAACTCTACTAGGGTTGTTGGAAAGTTGGCATGATGGTGGCTTCGTCGGGCACGGTGGGCAGGCTGTGGTCTTAGCAACCGGTATTCTGCAGTCATTTGGCGACACGTACGCCTCTGTGCCGACCGAGGAAACCAAATCGACGTACGCAAATGCACAGCGAATGACGATCGGACTGCTACGTCGCCAAATAAACCCACCAAACGACGTCGTAGCTTTCCGTCTATCCGTCAAACACCATTCCTTTAAAGGCGTGTGCCAGATTGCCTTTGATCACGAAAAGAAAGAGGACGCGGAAGAATTCTCCGTAGTTCCATTGTTTACCGAGTTAGCCCACGCGAAGGACATTTCTACCAGTATGTTGTTTCCGGCATTTTTCCTGTATTGGCATTCGCAACGCCAACATTTTGGCCATGTCCTCGACTATGGTCAATACTGTCCTGACACGTTTAGggcatttttggaaagcagcgAAGAATTGCGTCCGTATCGGTGGATTCAGGCGGCGCGGGCTGGGGATTTCGAAGGCGTAACGAACTCATTACTTCGCAATGCGGAGAAACCGGAAATTTTGTTGCACGATGCCCACCTGTCCCTTAGTCTGGCGAAACTTGCAAACTCTGTAGTAGAGTCTGAGTCCATGGATAAGGAACTCGCGGCGAAGCGCGCTCGACACATTGATCAAAAGCGAGAATTGGTTAATGCTCAAAACGAACTCTTTGATGAGACCGCACCTAGCTCTTGCCTCTGGTCGGCCGAACGT
- a CDS encoding predicted protein (FMN-binding domain, putative electron-transfer activity; similarity to conserved domain characteristic for putative heme iron utilization protein; secretory pathway; unknownn protein) — protein MSRSCLVVTTLLLAVLVAVSLPGSTDAFGSVRIVVPRTSVPMQSTIPPLPYRSSLSSSMATAVNGGDSSTASTANGAHDDANNNETFTPNLNIRLNVSEKARTVTSVCVSGTLCTVSVHEGIAGAPFGSFVDYVLDDQGNPVLLMNEMSMHTINIQNAAQTLLDASGTAIGPGPSMVTLFTQLGSGTTSLSPPRTAAGGASGTAKSNNLQDVSRCSLTGTLYKIDPAVDSDVDAIRMRYSLTHTYADQVMDSPKFAFYRLVPEKIYFVGGFGVMAKWVDPEDYAAAAPDILAKEASAIVAKLNREHGEDLQNTARHLLRVETPLEDIRVTNVDRLGVDLRVTSQKGSRRNKLQTDEFRIGFRIPVISVEDAKSEILKTFQEAWEIGNGMDWGEANGSDGAATSVPILKIAADGLE, from the coding sequence ATGAGTCGTTCCTGTTTGGTAGTTACGACGCTCTTGCTGGCGGTGCTCGTTGCTGTGAGCCTGCCAGGCTCGACGGATGCCTTTGGCTCGGTCCGGATCGTCGTTCCAAGGACCAGTGTTCCCATGCAATCAACAATACCGCCGTTACCTTACCGGAGCAGTTTATCGTCATCCATGGCCACGGCTGTGAATGGAGGAGACTCGTCCACTGCTTCGACGGCGAACGGTGCACACGATGATGCGAACAACAACGAGACGTTCACTCCCAACCTCAACATTCGTCTGAACGTATCGGAAAAGGCCCGGACCGTGACGAGTGTGTGCGTCTCCGGGACCCTGTGTACCGTATCAGTACACGAGGGTATTGCGGGAGCTCCCTTTGGCTCGTTCGTCGATTACGTACTGGACGATCAAGGTAATCCGGTCTTGCTCATGAACGAAATGAGTATGCACACTATCAATATTCAAAACGCGGCACAAACCCTCCTCGATGCCAGTGGCACAGCCATTGGACCGGGCCCGTCCATGGTCACGCTATTTACCCAGCTCGGTTCCGGGACGACGTCTCTCAGTCCGCCGCGGACCGCGGCCGGCGGCGCCAGCGGTACCGCCAAATCCAACAATCTACAGGACGTTTCACGTTGTTCGTTGACGGGAACCCTGTACAAAATCGACCCCGCAGTGGATTCGGACGTCGATGCCATCCGTATGCGGTACTCACTGACCCACACCTACGCCGACCAAGTCATGGACAGTCCCAAATTTGCCTTTTACCGATTGGTACCGGAAAAAATATACTTTGTGGGCGGCTTTGGCGTCATGGCCAAGTGGGTGGATCCGGAAGACTACGCCGCGGCCGCGCCGGATATTCTGGCCAAGGAAGCCTCCGCGATCGTGGCCAAGCTCAACCGTGAACACGGGGAAGACTTGCAAAACACCGCCCGGCATTTGTTGCGGGTGGAAACCCCGTTGGAAGACATCCGCGTCACCAACGTGGATCGACTCGGCGTTGATCTACGGGTCACGTCCCAAAAGGGATCCCGACGCAACAAACTGCAAACGGACGAATTCCGTATCGGCTTTCGCATTCCCGTTATTAGTGTCGAAGACGCCAAATCAGAAATCCTCAAGACCTTTCAAGAAGCCTGGGAGATTGGTAACGGTATGGATTGGGGCGAAGCGAACGGGAGCGACGGTGCCGCTACCTCGGTGCCCATTCTTAAAATTGCGGCCGACGGTTTGGAATAA
- a CDS encoding predicted protein encodes PPEPQKPNFAVSGALANDPANASGNVYKGIVLKFREPPEARAPNTQWRLYVFRTAAPDTNDDPIDILHIAKQSAYLMGRNKDVCDVVMAHASISSQHAVLQYRAVPSPDGPRRSCQPYLMDLESTNGSFLNGVRLDPARYYQLKRGDVLTFGSSTREYVLLSAHTTSIA; translated from the coding sequence CCACCCGAACCGCAAAAACCCAACTTTGCCGTTTCGGGTGCCCTGGCCAACGATCCCGCCAACGCCAGTGGCAACGTCTACAAAGGAATCGTGCTAAAATTTCGGGAACCACCCGAAGCGCGGGCACCCAATACCCAATGGCGACTTTACGTCTTCCGAACGGCCGCTCCGGACACGAACGACGATCCCATTGATATTTTGCATATTGCCAAGCAATCGGCGTACCTCATGGGTCGCAACAAGGACGTGTGTGACGTGGTTATGGCACACgcgtcgatttcgtcgcAACACGCGGTCCTCCAGTACCGCGCGGTGCCGTCGCCCGACGGTCCACGCCGTTCGTGTCAACCCTACCTGATGGATTTGGAATCGACCAACGGAAGCTTCTTGAACGGAGTCCGACTGGATCCGGCCCGGTACTACCAACTGAAACGAGGGGACGTCTTGACCTTTGGATCCTCCACCCGTGAATACGTCTTACTGTCGGCGCACACCACCTCCATTGCGTAA
- a CDS encoding predicted protein, which translates to MNHPRLEEIGSGKSLLDVSGIPISTACSSTPSASLSDEERKASFRDRFGPDPEPTTEKRACRPFSVMRGRSGRFEKQARVASTAEELAMCLPDSPPTLGGSPKLKKSSMWSTLFSSSARLEESSAHRPTSSAWITAMLPHRKGAKSSPSGSNILARSSTAFSKNEDDVRSTDRESLVFKNQPLHRKVMKRETYTVEEDTQTRHPKASFSRQNGSSVAKSPHSIAPSIVEQDAFDQSRSYLGSPLWTPDSPNSEKHDRWTPPHKNTGLLRKEFGIESSQELTWLKHPLRDLLGKSKQSNETEPRHAMGKKPSHDNFQVQDGDGGAFGLQGSSVLLGNRLSQMRAAGDPISLKVTLSLDKDLKDEDLNNVGKLLSQLEQYLSIAPRQGHFLNQHFSTKKIFNEAGSIDRESTGKHDAMRQKLFELEAEIDRTALESAAAAMLLEGCQDEKLSDHNLMVASSPVAASEKDSSSLSSDADELVAQPALF; encoded by the coding sequence ATGAACCATCCCCGGctggaagaaattggaagTGGAAAGTCTTTGCTTGATGTAAGCGGTATTCCAATTTCCACAGCCTGTTCTTCGACGCCGTCCGCTTCGCTTTCGGatgaagaaaggaaagcgTCATTCCGCGATCGCTTCGGGCCAGACCCTGAACCAACAACAGAGAAACGAGCTTGTAGGCCTTTTTCTGTTATGCGAGGGCGATCCGGGCGTTTTGAAAAGCAGGCCCGAGTTGCTAGTACTGCTGAAGAGTTGGCTATGTGCCTTCCCGATTCGCCGCCAACTCTTGGAGGCTCTCCAAAGCTGAAAAAATCCTCAATGTGGAGTACACTCTTTTCTTCTAGTGCCAGACTGGAAGAATCTTCAGCTCATCGCCCGACGTCCTCTGCGTGGATTACTGCAATGCTTCCACATCGTAAGGGTGCTAAGTCTTCTCCGTCTGGTAGTAACATTTTGGCTCGATCTTCTACCGCCTTTTCTAAAAATGAGGACGATGTACGTTCCACTGACCGTGAGTCACTTGTGTTCAAGAATCAGCCGCTACATCGCAAGGTCATGAAACGTGAAACCTACACAGTGGAAGAAGACACGCAAACGCGACATCCGAAAGCATCATTTTCCCGTCAGAATGGTTCCTCGGTCGCAAAATCCCCGCACAGTATTGCCCCGTCGATCGTAGAACAAGACGCATTCGATCAATCCAGGTCTTATCTTGGTTCTCCGCTTTGGACCCCTGATTCTCCGAACTCCGAGAAACACGACCGATGGACACCGCCACACAAGAATACGGGATTGTTACGGAAAGAATTTGGAATTGAATCTTCCCAAGAGCTCACTTGGCTCAAGCACCCTCTTCGAGACTTGCTGGGGAAATCAAAACAGAGTAACGAGACAGAGCCGAGGCATGCCATGGGAAAGAAGCCTTCGCATGACAACTTTCAAGTACAAGATGGCGATGGAGGCGCGTTCGGCCTCCAAGGATCGTCCGTTCTTCTCGGTAACAGGCTTTCACAGATGCGTGCAGCGGGCGATCCAATTTCACTGAAAGTTACATTATCATTGGATAAGGATCTGAAAGATGAAGATCTCAACAATGTAGGCAAATTGCTCTCACAATTAGAGCAATATCTGTCAATTGCACCAAGACAAGGACACTTTCTCAATCAGCACTTTTCTACGAAGAAAATATTCAATGAAGCCGGAAGTATTGACCGTGAGTCAACGGGAAAACATGACGCAATGCGCCAGAAATTGTTCGAGCTGGAAGCTGAAATTGATCGTACCGCGTTGGAAAGCGCAGCCGCAGCTATGTTGCTCGAGGGGTGCCAGGATGAGAAGTTATCGGATCACAACTTGATGGTTGCTTCTTCTCCGGTTGCTGCGTCTGAGAAGGATTCATCCTCGTTAAGTAGCGATGCCGATGAACTTGTCGCCCAGCCCGCACTCTTTTAA
- a CDS encoding predicted protein, which produces MDDLNADLLLNVVQYLCARDGCRLAATASRYFYLVHHYRQLRGAELVAATSYIPQVKSRQQTPRDVYEQALSKLQSKPNLCLAFNKPSGPLADHLPLLVPDDCVILGAISSSIQSSFTGQLEYKSNSSIMLGSMKDAQIRPFCLQQHEQSGDYQGTLDQLDSANCSWKVFMVYACGDLAADVEPFVTHLQNRYPNSTIVGGICNSGYISVPIQQKTKSELTSMPFHSLLHLNQRLGGRTPDEGITKVELVHHVHGVMQTKRFQLKVMEDEGGVFGVALAGDVPVRSMVSRGVTSLTYRGAPLPTTPFYADVVEFHRPGDEEYMFQGEDPPSYHLIRRVRDTDSGKTYSAHEMMMKFGSPNLIGIRRPNEDGFELHIAASEVMDLNFYFIDRQNDISRSLNAFLFMVRGSPDTEKALTDANIDFFDIDGAACMQDMEVSIRHLKEQTHGEQLLGAVMFSCSARGPTAGNLLSVDMADATSFANGFPNVPCLGFYAGGEIGPVARAGRQDVFRSGNATLQGFTAVFALFIVPEIDLGTMILDDRRENVEAFLRGRLATGIHDI; this is translated from the exons ATGGACGACTTGAACGCCGATTTGCTGCTGAATGTTGTACAGTATCTGTGCGCACGTGACGGATGTCGTTTGGCTGCGACGGCATCTCGTTACTTCTACCTAGTGCATCACTACCGTCAGTTGCGGGGAGCGGAACTGGTTGCTGCTACGTCTTACATTCCACAGGTCAAATCGCGTCAACAAACACCGCGAGACGTTTACGAACAAGCCTTATCGAAGCTCCAATCGAAACCAAACCTTTGCTTAGCCTTCAACAAGCCGAGCGGTCCTTTGGCAGATCACTTGCCACTGTTAGTGCCAGATGATTGCGTCATCTTGGGGGCAATTTCCAGTTCCATCCAGTCCTCGTTTACGGGACAGTTGGAATATAAATCAAATTCTTCTATCATGTTAGGTTCCATGAAAGACGCACAGATTCGCCCCTTTTGTCTTCAACAGCACGAACAATCAGGCGACTACCAGGGGACACTAGACCAGTTGGATTCTGCAAACTGTAGTTGGAAAGTATTTATGGTGTATGCGTGCGGTGACTTGGCGGCCGACGTAGAACCGTTTGTCACGCATCTGCAAAATCGCTATCCTAACAGTACGATTGTGGGAGGCATTTGCAATTCCGGCTATATTTCTGTACCAATTCAGCAAAAGACGAAGAGTGAATTGACCTCGATGCCTTTCCACAGTCTTTTGCATTTGAATCAACGCCTTGGGGGTCGAACACCTGATGAGGGCATTACAAAGGTCGAGCTTGTGCATCACGTACATGGTGTGATGCAGACCAAACGATTTCAGTTGAAGGTGATGGAGGACGAAGGCGGTGTCTTTGGGGTAGCACTGGCAGGAGATGTACCGGTCCGATCAATGGTATCTAGAGGCGTCACGTCGTTGACATATAGAGGTGCCCCGCTGCCGACCACTCCATTTTATGCGGACGTTGTTGAATTTCATCGTCCAGGAGACGAGGAATATATGTTTCAGGGTGAAGATCCTCCGTCATATCACTTGATACGCCGCGTTCGGGATACAGACTCGGGAAAAACGTACTCGGCGCACGAAATGATGATGAAATTTGGATCTCCCAATTTGATTGGGATTCGCCGTCCGAATGAGGATGGATTCGAGCTTCATATAGCAGCG TCGGAAGTGATGGACCTCAACTTTTATTTCATTGATCGACAGAATGACATCTCTCGAAGCTTAAATGCGTTTCTGTTTATGGTTAGAGGCTCCCCCGATACAGAAAAAGCTCTAACGGACGCCAACATTGACTTCTTTGACATTGACGGGGCTGCCTGCATGCAAGATATGGAAGTTTCCATTCGCCATCTGAAAGAACAAACCCATGGCGAACAATTGTTGGGTGCTGTCATGTTCAGCTGCAGTGCCCGGGGCCCGACGGCTGGCAATTTGCTGTCGGTGGACATGGCAGACGCCACCTCGTTTGCCAACGGCTTCCCAAACGTCCCATGTTTGGGATTCTATGCTGGCGGAGAAATTGGACCGGTTGCTCGTGCAGGGCGTCAAGACGTTTTTCGTAGTGGAAATGCCACATTGCAGGGCTTTACCGCTGTTTTTGCTCTATTCATTGTACCCGAAATCGACCTCGGCACGATGATTCTGGATGACAGGCGCGAAAATGTTGAGGCGTTCTTACGAGGTCGCTTGGCCACGGGAATTCATGACATTTAA
- a CDS encoding predicted protein — protein MAKDTIEPGPSPLLIAFSDHHVSASVTELDHYRIRGGMAVETDYIVTITPLGEESCFDSFTISKTYSAFRTLSHALKKIVDKHTSANEILPQNVIKTAKYCELVKHLIGSQRTEYLGKVNYMYVKIQAKQRSKLLDDVLEATCNYFPADPSVHPLVSEVATLLETFFLTDHCEADETADLHRGASTSSVGSKNAEKGKKNNPLGFLPTLPPFLGKTKKKSARNNMASMVVPITRKVRRPKATRDQDEEELALVGDDAKLLLDDDRPTTELLPNYARPVPVVRTGGTRIGNLIENNPVVFLGIAGGAITVLHFASEAKITMDVDIALLVIFAAFCLGLHTPRPMVGGFDRPPTMKGTFQADGHRKLMRRSMIVAVPVPGEVREEAEEPDIILGSPLPVFPLGAKIGSHNNCWSEPDPATFQVRGDKYLQDKKKMASGEFMFPVRGVDLFLTDTCPENVGSNSSVFGGRLREKPTFLINFRLPWGVLIFYFEIPEKFVPFLQACYEDDFDKSTLAELGPMSAADRTVCRFLMKNMAHKNKTLKIVPVVVAGPWVVKSVVGGKPAIVGNKLPINYLYAPAKDDKACYLEADLDIVASSAARGILSVARTYTQDLTIDLGFVIQGNTEDELPEQMLVGCRLHGVDPLNAASMPPMKDDLMINSSLSADDDSVTPTLQAE, from the coding sequence atggcaaaggaTACCATCGAGCCTGGACCCAGTCCGTTGTTGATTGCGTTTTCGGATCACCATGTCTCCGCTTCAGTGACAGAGCTTGACCACTACCGTATTCGTGGAGGAATGGCTGTTGAAACGGATTACATTGTGACCATCACACCCTTGGGAGAAGAGTCCTGCTTTGACAGCTTTACGATCAGCAAAACCTACTCGGCCTTCCGAACCTTATCTCACGCGCTCAAAAAAATTGTAGATAAGCACACGAgcgccaacgaaattctcCCACAGAATGTGATCAAGACGGCCAAGTACTGCGAACTCGTCAAGCATCTCATTGGCTCGCAACGAACAGAGTATTTGGGTAAGGTCAACTACATGTACGTCAAGATTCAAGCCAAGCAGCGATCAAAACTTCTGGATGATGTGTTAGAAGCTACGTGTAATTACTTCCCTGCGGATCCCAGTGTACATCCGCTCGTGTCCGAAGTCGCCACTTTGCTGGAAACCTTCTTTTTGACGGATCACTGTGAAGCAGACGAAACTGCTGATCTTCATCGAGGCGCGAGCACGAGTTCTGTAGGAAGTAAAAATGCCGAAAAAGGTAAGAAAAACAACCCACTCGGTTTCCTGCCGACCCTACCGCCGTTCTTGGGCAAGACCAAGAAGAAGTCGGCAAGAAACAACATGGCCAGTATGGTGGTTCCAATTACGCGAAAAGTCCGGCGTCCTAAGGCGACCCGCGACCAGGACGAGGAGGAGCTAGCCTTGGTGGGGGACGATGCCAAACTTTTGTTAGACGATGATCGACCCACGACGGAACTTTTGCCAAATTACGCACGCCCGGTACCCGTCGTACGCACCGGTGGTACCCGTATTGGTAACCTTATCGAGAACAATCCAGTGGTATTCTTGGGCATTGCTGGAGGCGCCATTACAGTATTGCACTTTGCGTCCGAAGCAAAGATTACTATGGACGTTGACATTGCTCTTCTGGTTATCTTTGCTGCATTTTGCCTTGGTTTACATACGCCCCGTCCAATGGTAGGGGGTTTTGACCGTCCCCCTACCATGAAGGGTACTTTTCAGGCCGATGGCCATCGCAAGCTCATGCGGCGTTCGATGATTGTTGCTGTACCTGTGCCTGGTGAAGTTCGAGAGGAAGCGGAAGAGCCAGATATCATTCTTGGAAGTCCTTTGCCTGTTTTTCCGTTGGGTGCCAAAATTGGATCGCACAACAATTGTTGGTCAGAGCCGGATCCAGCGACTTTCCAAGTACGTGGTGACAAGTATCTCCAAGacaagaagaagatggcATCTGGGGAGTTTATGTTTCCGGTGCGCGGTGTGGATTTATTTCTGACAGACACGTGTCCCGAAAATGTTGGGAGTAATTCGAGTGTCTTTGGTGGACGCTTACGCGAAAAACCTACTTTTCTCATCAACTTTCGGTTGCCGTGGGGTGTGCTGATTTTCTATTTCGAAATTCCGGAAAAGTTTGTTCCATTCTTGCAGGCTTGTTATGAAGACGATTTCGACAAGTCGACTCTCGCTGAGCTAGGACCTATGTCTGCAGCGGACAGAACTGTGTGTCGCTTTTTAATGAAAAACATGGCTCACAAGAACAAAACATTAAAAATTGTTCCAGTTGTTGTAGCAGGGCCTTGGGTGGTCAAGAGTGTTGTTGGTGGGAAACCGGCAATTGTTGGTAACAAGTTACCCATTAATTACCTCTACGCGCCTGCCAAAGACGACAAGGCTTGTTACTTGGAAGCTGACCTGGATATTGTTGCGTCATCCGCCGCCCGAGGTATTCTCTCTGTAGCTCGAACGTATACGCAAGACTTGACAATTGATCTCGGCTTCGTCATTCAGGGAAACACCGAAGACGAGCTTCCGGAACAGATGCTGGTGGGCTGCCGATTGCATGGCGTCGATCCTTTGAACGCGGCCTCGATGCCGCCTATGAAAGACGATCTCATGATCAACAGTAGCTTGTCGGCGGATGATGACAGTGTAACGCCCACGTTGCAAGCGGAATGA